A region of Paenibacillus sp. JNUCC-31 DNA encodes the following proteins:
- a CDS encoding FtsB/FtsL family cell division protein, translated as MAYTRGNLAVKEKASQERVTQQRYKETTKVVTRRTGLPAREKFLYLITLIAVIVVGGVMMSRYAHIYELNKQAQTTLSDVREAEKAIANLQVEKEKLNNLVIENARKLGYVEASGKDVIFVPRSTSTSNSAGTESSSDPANK; from the coding sequence ATGGCATATACACGTGGTAATCTGGCAGTGAAAGAAAAAGCGTCCCAAGAGCGTGTGACCCAGCAGCGGTACAAGGAAACCACCAAAGTGGTGACCCGTCGTACCGGTCTTCCGGCACGCGAAAAATTTTTGTATCTGATTACTCTGATTGCTGTTATTGTTGTCGGCGGTGTAATGATGTCGCGCTATGCTCACATCTATGAGCTTAACAAGCAGGCACAGACGACGTTGTCCGACGTGAGAGAAGCAGAGAAAGCCATTGCAAATCTGCAAGTAGAAAAAGAAAAACTGAACAATTTGGTCATCGAGAATGCTCGCAAACTTGGTTATGTTGAGGCTTCCGGCAAGGATGTCATTTTTGTGCCTCGCTCAACGAGTACATCGAACTCGGCAGGTACTGAATCATCCTCGGATCCAGCCAATAAGTAG
- the bshC gene encoding bacillithiol biosynthesis cysteine-adding enzyme BshC has protein sequence MKGMTEALRSGTRLAEDYVCSRDAARGLYEYDIRWESGLHTRAEWLDQSENTRIPRQSLAEYLRIYNKRVNDHSAVHESITRLAEQDALVVTGGQQSGLLTGPLFVIYKAASVVAAAREAENRLQRPVVPVFWIAGEDHDWDEVNHTYLPDASGDMKKIKLQGRFAGRDSVSYVRVETEQWMTVLEQVEQLLPDTIHKPGLMKLITEIHQSSSNLSDAFARLISALFGSTGLVLMDAADPDLRRLEQPVFERLIRENGTLRQAYAQGASALEQAGYAMPAEVAEDGANLFYIHDGARLLLMLKDGLYSDRKGLVSFTEERLLQELAEHPERFSNNVLTRPLMQDSILPVAAVILGQGEIAYWGLTREAFRQFGLQMPILLPRLSFTILEDVHRKHMEQYGLSFQDVQYHMEDRKKQWLALQETFQVDEQFGRVQQAFADLYQPLLDQIAEIHPGLDRIGETNVGKISEQIQYLQQQTHKAIKEKHNVSLRHWNGIQNSLFPMNKPQERVHSALFYLNRYGTEWIGQLIESQCEFRGQHQVITL, from the coding sequence ATGAAAGGTATGACCGAGGCACTCCGCAGCGGAACGCGACTTGCAGAAGACTATGTCTGTTCAAGGGATGCTGCGCGTGGCCTTTACGAATATGATATACGCTGGGAATCGGGGCTGCATACACGTGCCGAGTGGCTGGACCAATCGGAAAACACACGCATACCCCGTCAAAGCCTGGCAGAATATCTACGTATATATAATAAGCGGGTGAACGATCATAGTGCAGTACATGAGTCCATCACTCGTCTCGCGGAACAAGATGCGTTGGTTGTTACGGGAGGACAGCAAAGCGGCCTGCTTACAGGTCCGTTGTTTGTAATTTACAAAGCAGCAAGTGTGGTTGCAGCTGCGCGGGAAGCGGAGAACAGGCTACAACGGCCAGTCGTTCCCGTTTTTTGGATTGCAGGAGAAGACCATGACTGGGATGAAGTGAACCACACATACTTGCCTGACGCCAGCGGGGACATGAAGAAGATCAAGTTACAAGGGCGGTTTGCAGGCAGGGATTCCGTGAGTTATGTCCGTGTGGAAACGGAACAATGGATGACTGTGCTGGAGCAGGTGGAGCAGTTGTTACCGGATACAATACACAAACCAGGTTTAATGAAGCTGATTACCGAGATACATCAATCCAGCTCGAACCTAAGTGATGCATTTGCCCGATTAATTTCAGCCTTGTTTGGCAGCACTGGACTTGTTCTGATGGATGCCGCAGATCCAGACTTGCGCAGGCTTGAGCAGCCTGTATTTGAGCGTTTGATTCGTGAAAATGGGACCTTACGGCAAGCATATGCACAAGGTGCCTCCGCGTTGGAACAAGCCGGATATGCCATGCCAGCTGAAGTCGCGGAAGATGGGGCCAATCTGTTTTACATACATGATGGGGCACGGTTGCTTCTGATGTTGAAAGACGGCTTGTACAGCGACCGTAAAGGTCTGGTTTCGTTTACAGAAGAGCGACTGCTTCAGGAGTTGGCTGAACATCCCGAGCGGTTTAGCAACAATGTATTGACACGGCCATTGATGCAAGACTCCATATTGCCTGTAGCGGCTGTTATTTTGGGTCAGGGGGAGATTGCCTATTGGGGATTGACGCGTGAAGCGTTCCGGCAGTTCGGATTGCAGATGCCTATTTTGCTGCCGCGCTTGTCCTTTACCATTTTGGAAGATGTTCATCGCAAACATATGGAGCAGTACGGTCTTTCTTTCCAGGACGTTCAATATCATATGGAAGATAGGAAGAAGCAATGGCTGGCACTGCAGGAGACCTTCCAGGTGGATGAACAGTTTGGGAGAGTTCAACAAGCGTTCGCCGATCTATATCAACCATTGCTTGACCAGATTGCAGAGATTCATCCTGGTCTGGACCGAATTGGAGAAACCAATGTAGGCAAAATCAGCGAACAGATACAGTATCTACAACAGCAGACCCATAAGGCGATCAAAGAAAAACACAATGTGAGCCTAAGGCACTGGAACGGAATTCAGAATTCACTTTTTCCCATGAACAAACCGCAGGAACGAGTACATAGTGCGCTCTTTTACCTGAATCGTTATGGAACCGAGTGGATTGGGCAGCTGATTGAAAGTCAGTGCGAATTCCGTGGACAACACCAAGTGATCACATTGTAG
- a CDS encoding ABC transporter permease — protein sequence MVKYVLKKLLFMLLSLFILASATFFLMKAIPGDPFTSEKKVSPEIRALLEVKYGLDKPMYEQYLKYMGGIIKGDFGVSMKYLNQDVSDMITQTFTASLKLGIFAIIISIIVGVLLGLLAAVYHRKLIDDVTMILAVIGIAVPSFLLASLLQYVFAFKFGWFNVMGFDGPLDYVLPVAALSASPIAFIARLTRSSMLEVLHADYIKTAKAKGLKWPAIMFKHVLRNGILPVVTYVGPMTANIITGSVVIEQIFNIGGIGKVFVESITNRDYTMIMGITIFYGILLMLARFLTDIAYVLIDPRIKLESRKGA from the coding sequence TTGGTTAAGTACGTTTTGAAAAAACTGCTATTTATGCTGCTATCACTTTTCATACTCGCATCAGCAACCTTCTTCCTGATGAAGGCCATTCCGGGTGACCCTTTTACATCCGAGAAAAAAGTATCACCCGAAATTCGGGCACTTTTGGAAGTGAAGTATGGTTTAGACAAACCGATGTATGAACAATACCTGAAGTATATGGGCGGAATCATCAAAGGTGATTTCGGGGTTTCGATGAAATACCTGAATCAGGATGTATCTGACATGATCACTCAAACGTTTACAGCATCATTGAAGCTGGGAATCTTTGCGATCATTATCTCAATTATTGTGGGTGTTCTGCTGGGACTTCTTGCCGCAGTTTACCATCGCAAGCTGATTGATGATGTAACAATGATTTTAGCTGTTATTGGTATTGCAGTTCCGAGCTTCTTGCTCGCTTCGTTGCTCCAATACGTCTTCGCCTTTAAGTTCGGCTGGTTTAACGTTATGGGCTTCGATGGTCCACTCGACTATGTGCTTCCGGTTGCAGCCCTGTCCGCATCTCCAATTGCCTTTATCGCGCGTTTGACGCGTTCAAGCATGTTGGAAGTGTTGCATGCAGACTACATCAAGACAGCCAAAGCCAAAGGTTTGAAATGGCCTGCTATCATGTTTAAACACGTTTTACGGAACGGAATTCTGCCAGTCGTTACTTATGTTGGTCCGATGACAGCGAATATTATTACAGGTTCCGTAGTTATTGAGCAGATCTTTAATATTGGTGGAATTGGTAAAGTATTCGTAGAGAGTATTACGAATCGTGATTATACGATGATTATGGGGATTACAATTTTCTATGGTATCCTCTTGATGCTTGCACGTTTCCTGACAGATATTGCTTACGTTTTGATCGATCCTAGAATTAAGCTAGAAAGCCGGAAGGGGGCATAA
- the rsmH gene encoding 16S rRNA (cytosine(1402)-N(4))-methyltransferase RsmH: protein MFHHITVLKEEATEGLNIKQDGIYVDCTLGGAGHSSVIASKLGPEGRLIALDQDDWALDNAREKLAPYGERITLVKTNFRDLEQVLKELDVLMKDGVPQVDGILYDLGVSSPQFDEGERGFSYNHDAPLDMRMDQDASLTAKEIVNEWPEEEIARVLYRYGEEKFSRRIARVIVEKRKQSTIETTGELVELIKEGIPAAARRTGGHPAKRSFQALRIAVNDELGAFEEGLHQAVRCLAPGGRVSVITFHSLEDRICKQIFSSYLEKCTCPPDFPLCVCGGKGVLRLVNRKPLSPTETELAENSRARSAKLRVAEKL, encoded by the coding sequence TTGTTTCACCACATAACCGTACTCAAAGAAGAGGCAACAGAGGGTTTAAACATCAAGCAGGACGGTATATACGTGGACTGCACTTTAGGCGGCGCGGGACATAGTTCCGTGATTGCTTCCAAGCTCGGTCCAGAGGGACGTCTGATCGCACTTGATCAGGATGATTGGGCTTTGGATAACGCACGTGAAAAATTGGCTCCGTACGGAGAGCGAATTACATTGGTCAAAACCAATTTTCGTGATCTGGAGCAGGTTCTTAAGGAACTGGATGTACTGATGAAAGATGGCGTACCACAGGTTGATGGGATTTTGTACGATTTGGGGGTATCCTCTCCACAATTTGACGAAGGGGAACGTGGATTCAGCTACAATCACGATGCTCCTCTGGATATGCGTATGGATCAGGATGCATCCCTCACTGCCAAGGAGATCGTTAACGAATGGCCGGAAGAGGAGATTGCACGCGTATTGTATCGTTATGGTGAAGAGAAATTCTCTAGAAGAATTGCTCGTGTCATTGTAGAGAAACGGAAGCAATCGACGATTGAGACGACTGGTGAACTGGTAGAATTGATTAAAGAAGGCATTCCTGCGGCAGCGCGTCGTACCGGAGGACATCCTGCGAAGCGCAGCTTCCAGGCGTTGCGAATTGCAGTAAATGATGAGCTTGGTGCGTTCGAGGAAGGGTTACATCAGGCGGTTCGGTGTCTGGCGCCAGGTGGACGTGTCTCTGTTATTACCTTTCACTCACTTGAAGACCGGATTTGCAAACAGATCTTTAGCAGTTATCTGGAGAAATGTACATGCCCTCCCGATTTTCCGTTGTGTGTATGCGGTGGTAAGGGTGTCTTGCGTTTAGTGAACAGAAAGCCGCTAAGTCCGACGGAAACGGAACTGGCCGAGAACTCCCGTGCTCGTTCAGCGAAGCTGCGCGTAGCCGAGAAATTGTAA
- a CDS encoding adenosylhomocysteinase, whose product MTTPALQNSIVKDMGLASEGHLKIDWVEAHMPVLNRIRRQFEEDLPFKGLKVAICLHLEAKTAYLAKVIQAGGAEVTITHSNPLSTQDDVCAALVEDGVTVYAKHNPDPVEFKELQLRALEVKPDLIIDDGGDFATIIASERPDLAATIRGGAEETTTGIIRLKALAKEGQLRFPMVAVNDAYCKYLFDNRYGTGQSAFDGIIRTTNLVVAGKNVVVAGYGWCGKGVAMRAKGLGANVIVTEIDPIKAVEAHMDGFRVMTMVEAAKLGDFFIAVTGNKDVITGEHYDVMKDGAILSNAGHFDVEVNKPELAKRSDSIRTVRRNIEEYRFKDGRKMYLLAEGRLVNLGAADGHPAEIMDTTFALQALGLRYVSENYESLGKTVVNVPYDIDQQVASYKLESLNIAIDSLSAEQEKYLDSWKF is encoded by the coding sequence ATGACAACACCTGCTTTGCAAAACAGTATTGTGAAGGATATGGGACTTGCTTCGGAAGGTCATTTAAAAATTGATTGGGTAGAAGCGCATATGCCGGTATTGAACCGCATTCGTCGCCAATTTGAAGAAGATCTGCCGTTTAAAGGCTTGAAAGTAGCAATTTGTCTCCACCTTGAGGCTAAAACGGCTTATCTGGCAAAAGTCATTCAGGCTGGTGGTGCAGAAGTTACCATTACGCATAGTAACCCATTGTCAACACAGGACGATGTCTGTGCAGCTCTGGTTGAAGATGGAGTTACGGTGTACGCCAAACATAATCCGGATCCTGTTGAATTCAAGGAATTGCAGCTCCGTGCACTGGAGGTAAAACCTGACCTGATTATTGATGATGGTGGGGATTTCGCCACAATTATTGCATCGGAGCGTCCGGATCTTGCTGCCACCATTCGTGGTGGAGCAGAGGAAACGACAACGGGCATCATTCGTCTGAAAGCTTTGGCGAAAGAAGGCCAATTGCGATTCCCGATGGTTGCAGTCAATGACGCTTATTGCAAATACCTGTTTGACAACCGTTACGGTACAGGTCAATCTGCATTTGACGGGATCATCCGTACAACGAATCTGGTCGTTGCAGGCAAGAATGTGGTTGTAGCGGGTTACGGTTGGTGTGGTAAAGGCGTAGCGATGCGAGCCAAAGGATTGGGAGCGAATGTAATCGTAACGGAAATTGATCCTATCAAGGCTGTAGAAGCGCATATGGACGGATTCCGTGTTATGACCATGGTGGAAGCAGCCAAGCTGGGTGATTTTTTCATCGCGGTTACGGGCAATAAAGATGTGATTACTGGAGAGCATTACGATGTAATGAAAGATGGAGCGATCCTGAGCAATGCTGGACACTTTGATGTGGAAGTGAACAAACCTGAGCTTGCCAAACGTTCGGATTCAATCCGCACAGTACGCCGCAACATTGAAGAATATCGTTTCAAAGATGGTCGTAAAATGTATTTGCTGGCTGAAGGACGTCTTGTAAACCTGGGTGCAGCAGATGGACATCCTGCCGAGATTATGGATACGACGTTTGCTTTGCAGGCGCTGGGTCTGCGTTATGTAAGCGAGAACTATGAGAGCTTGGGTAAAACCGTTGTTAATGTACCTTATGACATCGACCAGCAGGTCGCAAGTTACAAATTGGAAAGCTTGAACATTGCCATCGACTCCCTGTCAGCGGAGCAGGAAAAATATCTGGATAGCTGGAAATTCTAA
- a CDS encoding peptide ABC transporter substrate-binding protein — protein sequence MKRKSLLVLLTLILAFGTVLAACGSKNEGTGNTDTGSAGESNGLAKDQVLKINLTAEPPTLDPAQAKDSQTNTVLKFLYEGLVRIDADGKEAPGVAKDWVISPDGLKYTFNLDPEAKWSNGDAITAEDFVRSWERALKPETASPYAYQLYYIKGAEGYNLSKDEKYKGTKITDFSQVGVKATDEHTLEVTLENPTPYFLGLTAFYTYYPVHKSADTNDKFFTDYKNMIVNGPFTMDQYAKGQKIVVKKNEGYHAASDIKLSEINMSLTSSSASELQAYKSGQLDYTGNPNGEIPTDQIPSVKAELPDEFKATGIASTYYYQFNVNEAPFNNAKIRKAFAMSIERQLIVDKVTQGGQIPAFGFVPPGIRGENGEFRDEHKDDYFTENVDEAKKLLAEGMKEEGYTTLPAVTLIYNTSDNHAKIALAVADMWKKNLGVDVKTENQEWGVFLENRQNQNFQIARAGWSADYNDPYNFLEMWTTGNTNNDSKFSNEQYDKDVKETVKSADPATRMAAFADAEKILVQDEMGVLPIYYYTNVSLTKPYLKGVQLDFSGAIDFTRAYLEEK from the coding sequence ATGAAAAGGAAAAGTCTATTAGTCCTTTTGACGCTAATTTTGGCGTTCGGTACCGTACTTGCAGCGTGCGGATCGAAAAACGAAGGCACAGGTAACACCGATACTGGTTCTGCAGGCGAGAGCAATGGTCTTGCGAAAGATCAAGTGCTGAAAATTAACCTGACAGCTGAACCTCCTACGTTGGACCCGGCTCAAGCTAAAGACAGCCAAACCAACACGGTTCTGAAATTCTTGTATGAAGGTCTTGTTCGTATCGACGCTGATGGTAAAGAAGCTCCGGGCGTTGCAAAAGACTGGGTAATTTCTCCAGATGGTCTGAAATACACGTTTAACCTGGACCCTGAAGCAAAATGGAGCAACGGTGATGCAATCACTGCCGAAGACTTTGTACGTTCTTGGGAACGCGCTTTGAAACCGGAAACAGCTTCTCCATATGCTTACCAATTGTACTACATCAAAGGTGCTGAGGGTTACAACCTGAGCAAAGACGAAAAATATAAAGGTACTAAAATCACAGATTTCTCTCAAGTAGGTGTTAAAGCTACTGACGAGCACACGCTGGAAGTAACGTTGGAAAACCCAACACCTTACTTCTTGGGTCTGACAGCATTCTACACGTACTACCCAGTACACAAGTCTGCTGATACCAATGATAAATTCTTCACTGATTACAAAAATATGATCGTTAACGGACCATTCACAATGGATCAGTACGCTAAAGGTCAAAAAATCGTTGTTAAGAAAAACGAAGGCTACCATGCAGCTTCCGATATCAAGTTGTCTGAAATCAACATGTCTTTGACAAGCAGCAGTGCTTCCGAACTGCAAGCTTATAAGTCTGGACAACTGGACTACACAGGTAATCCAAATGGTGAGATTCCAACAGACCAAATTCCTTCTGTAAAAGCAGAATTGCCGGACGAGTTTAAAGCTACTGGTATTGCAAGTACGTACTACTACCAGTTCAACGTTAATGAAGCTCCATTCAACAACGCTAAAATTCGTAAAGCATTTGCAATGTCTATCGAGCGTCAGTTGATCGTTGATAAAGTAACACAAGGTGGACAAATTCCTGCATTCGGCTTTGTACCTCCAGGTATCCGCGGTGAAAACGGCGAGTTCCGTGATGAGCACAAAGACGACTACTTCACTGAAAATGTGGACGAAGCTAAAAAATTGCTTGCTGAAGGTATGAAAGAAGAAGGCTACACAACGTTGCCTGCAGTAACTTTGATCTACAACACTAGTGACAATCATGCGAAAATCGCGCTTGCTGTTGCTGACATGTGGAAGAAGAACCTTGGTGTTGACGTGAAAACGGAAAACCAAGAGTGGGGCGTATTCCTTGAGAACCGTCAAAACCAAAACTTCCAAATCGCTCGTGCGGGCTGGTCTGCTGACTATAACGATCCGTACAACTTCTTGGAAATGTGGACTACTGGAAACACAAACAATGATTCCAAATTCAGCAACGAACAGTATGACAAAGATGTTAAAGAAACTGTAAAATCTGCTGATCCAGCAACACGTATGGCTGCATTTGCTGATGCTGAGAAAATTCTGGTTCAAGACGAAATGGGCGTATTGCCGATCTACTACTACACTAACGTATCTTTGACTAAGCCTTATCTGAAAGGCGTACAACTTGATTTCAGTGGAGCTATTGACTTCACTCGTGCATATCTGGAAGAGAAATAA
- the mraZ gene encoding division/cell wall cluster transcriptional repressor MraZ → MFMGEFQHSIDDKGRVIIPAKFRESLGPSFVVTRGLDQCLFVYPMEEWGVMEQKLKALPLMKSDARAFTRFFFSGATECELDKQGRVNLPGNLREYAKLDKDCVVLGVSNRVEIWSKGIWESYFNQSEEAFNDIAEKLVDFNFDL, encoded by the coding sequence ATGTTTATGGGGGAGTTCCAACATAGCATTGATGATAAGGGTCGGGTTATTATTCCGGCTAAATTCCGCGAATCTCTGGGACCTTCTTTCGTTGTCACACGGGGTTTGGACCAGTGTCTTTTCGTGTACCCCATGGAGGAGTGGGGGGTCATGGAACAGAAGCTCAAAGCACTGCCATTAATGAAATCTGATGCACGTGCGTTTACCCGCTTTTTTTTCTCGGGTGCCACCGAATGTGAATTGGACAAACAGGGCAGGGTAAATTTGCCGGGCAATCTTAGAGAGTATGCCAAGCTGGACAAAGATTGCGTTGTCCTTGGTGTGTCGAACCGGGTGGAGATTTGGAGCAAAGGCATATGGGAGAGTTATTTCAATCAATCCGAAGAAGCATTCAACGACATTGCCGAAAAGCTGGTCGATTTTAATTTTGATCTATAA
- a CDS encoding DUF3397 domain-containing protein, whose translation MGFFIVLSILPFFPFLLVYWIMYGWKKDKRAALRSAMDVTTVFLIFSVSALFNLTFDSNFGFYLTLILILIALGFIGGAQNRLKGKVDGGRMFRAVWRMAFVMMSFGYILFTIFGLFRYFMKQM comes from the coding sequence ATGGGATTTTTTATTGTGCTGAGCATACTGCCGTTTTTTCCGTTTTTACTTGTTTACTGGATCATGTACGGGTGGAAGAAAGATAAGCGAGCAGCGTTACGATCCGCGATGGATGTGACAACCGTATTTCTTATTTTCTCCGTTTCGGCGTTATTCAACTTAACATTTGATTCGAATTTCGGATTTTATTTAACGCTTATACTCATACTAATAGCCCTTGGATTTATCGGAGGGGCTCAAAATCGCCTAAAAGGAAAGGTCGATGGGGGTAGAATGTTCCGGGCCGTTTGGCGCATGGCTTTTGTAATGATGAGTTTTGGGTACATTTTGTTTACTATATTTGGATTATTTAGATACTTCATGAAACAGATGTGA
- a CDS encoding ABC transporter permease, translated as MDSQAALKSQESVSLFKDAMYRLATNKAAMISLAVLVLVVIFSMIGPTSLFSSYNYYSNDLLNANAAPSAEHWFGTDELGRDVWVRTWVGARVSLTVGLAAALIDLVIGVIYGAIMGFYGGRVDGIMNKFSEILYSLPYMLVVILLLVVLEPSLTTIIIALTITGWISMSWIVRGEIMQLKNRDFILAARSMGASTGRQLFRHLLPNAVGPILVTLTLSIPNAIFAEAFLSFLGLGVSAPRSSLGSMINDALTGWTLYPWRMWFPAGLMVMTMLAFNLLGDGLRDALDPKLRK; from the coding sequence CTGGATAGTCAGGCAGCGTTGAAATCGCAAGAGAGTGTATCGCTATTCAAAGACGCTATGTACAGACTTGCAACCAACAAGGCCGCTATGATTAGTTTGGCTGTTCTAGTCCTTGTTGTCATTTTCTCAATGATTGGTCCAACTTCGTTATTCTCAAGCTATAATTATTATTCCAATGATCTATTGAATGCCAACGCTGCACCGAGTGCTGAACACTGGTTTGGAACAGATGAATTGGGTCGTGATGTATGGGTAAGAACCTGGGTAGGTGCACGTGTGTCTCTTACTGTAGGTTTAGCCGCTGCTTTAATTGACCTTGTCATCGGTGTAATTTATGGGGCAATTATGGGCTTCTACGGTGGACGTGTTGATGGTATCATGAACAAGTTCTCCGAGATCTTGTACTCCCTGCCTTACATGCTCGTTGTTATCCTGTTGCTGGTTGTATTGGAGCCAAGTTTAACGACCATTATTATCGCCCTTACCATTACAGGCTGGATCAGCATGTCCTGGATTGTACGTGGTGAGATTATGCAACTCAAAAACAGAGACTTTATTCTTGCGGCTCGTTCCATGGGCGCAAGCACAGGACGTCAGCTTTTCCGTCATTTGTTGCCAAATGCTGTCGGACCCATTCTCGTTACATTGACGTTGTCAATTCCAAATGCCATCTTTGCAGAAGCGTTTCTGAGCTTCCTGGGCTTGGGTGTTTCGGCACCAAGATCTTCACTTGGGTCAATGATCAATGACGCTTTAACAGGCTGGACGCTGTATCCTTGGCGGATGTGGTTCCCTGCAGGTCTGATGGTTATGACAATGCTCGCATTTAACTTGCTTGGTGACGGCTTGCGCGACGCGCTTGATCCGAAATTACGTAAATAG
- a CDS encoding ABC transporter ATP-binding protein has product MEPILTVKDLSVSFTTRSGEFDAVKNVSFELGKGETLGIVGESGSGKSVTAQTIMKLIPSPPSKVKSGEITFHGQDLLNKTDKQMEAIRGKDIGMIFQDPMTSLNPTIKIGKQITEVLRKHQNMSKKEAEKSALEMLELVGIKNAEARMNHYPHQFSGGMRQRAMIAIALACRPSLLIADEPTTALDVTIQAQILDVMKDMQQKLGTSIMLITHDLGVVAGMCDRVVVMKEGEVVETGTTAEIFSNPQHPYTIKLLNALPRLDEPKKEKPTPVGIIKGANKPLVQVKNLKQYFNLGKGNILKAVNDVSFDIFEGETLGVVGESGCGKSTTGRTILRLYEPTGGNVNFNGTDIYKLSPRKMKEMRKDMQMIFQDPYASLNPRFNVMDIIGESLDIHGLASSRTERKRRVEELLDLVGLNPSHALRYPHEFSGGQRQRIGIARALAVDPKFIICDEPLSALDVSIQAQVVNLLEELQQRLGLTYLFIAHDLSMVKHISDRVAVMYMGKVVELAESEELYANPIHPYTKTLLSAIPVPDPEVEASKRRILLPEEQANKNGSGGPANDPYNLQNAQLIEVSKGHWVAEPYV; this is encoded by the coding sequence ATGGAGCCGATTTTAACAGTCAAAGATCTGAGTGTGTCATTTACAACGCGTTCTGGTGAATTTGATGCCGTTAAAAATGTGAGTTTTGAACTTGGCAAAGGAGAGACGCTGGGGATCGTAGGTGAATCTGGTAGTGGTAAGAGTGTTACTGCCCAAACCATCATGAAATTGATTCCCTCCCCGCCTTCGAAGGTCAAAAGCGGAGAAATTACTTTTCACGGGCAGGACCTGCTGAATAAGACAGATAAACAGATGGAAGCCATCCGTGGTAAAGATATCGGCATGATCTTCCAGGATCCAATGACTTCTTTGAATCCTACCATCAAAATTGGTAAACAAATTACCGAAGTATTGCGCAAGCATCAGAATATGTCCAAAAAAGAAGCTGAAAAAAGTGCATTGGAAATGCTTGAACTTGTAGGCATCAAAAATGCGGAAGCACGTATGAACCATTATCCGCACCAATTTTCCGGTGGTATGCGTCAGCGTGCTATGATTGCGATTGCCCTGGCATGCCGTCCATCCCTTCTGATTGCGGATGAACCAACAACTGCACTCGACGTAACGATCCAGGCACAAATCTTGGATGTGATGAAGGACATGCAGCAAAAGCTGGGAACTTCGATCATGCTTATCACGCATGACCTTGGAGTAGTTGCAGGAATGTGTGACCGTGTTGTCGTTATGAAGGAAGGCGAAGTTGTTGAAACAGGGACAACTGCTGAAATCTTCAGTAACCCTCAGCATCCTTACACAATTAAATTGCTGAATGCTCTTCCTCGTCTGGACGAGCCTAAGAAAGAAAAGCCTACTCCAGTTGGTATTATCAAAGGTGCCAACAAGCCGCTGGTTCAAGTGAAGAACCTGAAACAATACTTCAATTTGGGTAAAGGCAACATTCTCAAAGCGGTTAATGATGTTAGCTTTGATATTTTTGAAGGCGAAACACTTGGAGTTGTAGGGGAGTCTGGCTGTGGTAAATCCACAACTGGCCGTACGATTCTTCGCCTTTATGAGCCAACAGGCGGAAACGTTAACTTTAACGGAACAGATATCTATAAGCTGTCCCCACGCAAAATGAAAGAAATGCGTAAAGATATGCAAATGATTTTCCAGGATCCATATGCGTCTTTGAATCCACGTTTCAATGTTATGGATATTATCGGTGAATCCCTCGATATTCATGGTCTGGCGTCAAGCCGGACAGAGCGGAAGAGACGTGTTGAAGAACTGCTTGATCTTGTAGGTCTGAATCCTAGCCATGCACTCCGTTATCCACATGAATTCTCAGGTGGTCAAAGACAACGGATCGGGATTGCCCGTGCATTGGCTGTAGACCCTAAATTCATCATCTGTGATGAGCCATTATCTGCATTGGACGTGTCCATTCAGGCTCAGGTCGTTAATTTGCTGGAAGAACTTCAGCAGCGCCTCGGCTTGACATACCTGTTCATTGCGCATGACTTGTCCATGGTTAAGCATATCAGTGACCGTGTAGCTGTAATGTACATGGGTAAAGTGGTGGAGTTGGCAGAAAGTGAAGAACTGTATGCTAATCCGATTCACCCTTACACCAAAACATTGCTGTCTGCGATCCCTGTACCTGATCCGGAAGTAGAAGCGAGCAAACGTCGCATTCTGCTGCCGGAAGAACAAGCAAATAAAAATGGATCTGGTGGTCCTGCAAATGATCCTTACAACCTGCAGAATGCTCAATTGATTGAGGTTTCCAAAGGTCACTGGGTTGCAGAACCTTACGTATAA